The Arcanobacterium wilhelmae region CTCACCTTCCAGGCTGAGAAGGAAGTTTCCGCCGAAGCAATCAACGCTGCGATGAAGGAAGCTGCTGAGGGCGAGCTCAAGGGCATTCTGGCTTACACCGAGGATCCGATCGTGTCGGCTGACATCGTCACCGATCCGCACTCGTCGATCTTCGATTCGGGCCTGACCCGCGTCATTGGCGATCTCGTGAAGGTCGTTTCGTGGTACGACAACGAGTGGGGCTACTCGAACCGCCTCGTTGATCTCGCTGTTCTCATGGGCAAGGGCCTCTGAGAGTAGATTCTCATGAATCACGTGCCCGCACATGCTCCGGTGTGTGCGGGCACGTGCACGAATTAGGCAAAAATTTTCCTGCACTGCCCGTGCAGAAAGAAGGTTGTAATTATGATGAAGACCATCGATACGCTCGGCGATCTCGCCGGCAAGAAGGTGTTCGTGCGTTCGGACTTTAACGTTCCGCTCGATGCCGACAAGAACATCACTGATGACGGCCGTATCCGCGCCGCTCTGCCTACTCTGACCCGCCTAGTGAAGGCTGGCGCCAAGGTGATCGTCGCTGCTCACCTCGGTCGTCCGAAGGGCGAGGTGAACCCCGAGTTCTCGCTCGCTCCGGTTGCCAAGCGTCTCGGCGAGTTGCTCGGCCAGGATGTCACCCTCGCTAAGGATACCGTCGGCGAGGACGCTCAGCGCCTCGCTTCCGAGATTAAGGACGGCGAGGTCGTTCTTCTCGAGAACGTCCGCTTCGATAAGCGTGAGTCGTCGAAGGTTGATGAGGAGCGCGAGTCGCTCGCAAAGGAATACGCAGCTCTCGCCGACGTCTTCGTTTCCGATGGTTTCGGCGTTGTGCACCGCAAGCAGGCTTCGGTGTACGACATCGCCAAGGAACTTCCGTCGGCTGCTGGCGAGCTCGTCTTCAAGGAGATCGATTCGCTCTCGAAGGCAACCGCGAACCCTGAGCGCCCCTACACCGTGGTTCTCGGTGGCTCGAAGGTGTCGGACAAGCTCGGCGTGATCGACAACCTCCTCGAGAAGGCAGATCGACTCCTCATCGGCGGTGGCATGGCATACACGTTCCTCAAGGCCCTCGGCCACGAGGTCGGCACCTCGTTGCTCGAAGAGGATCAGGTTGAGACCGCTAAGTCCTACCTCGAGAAGGCAAAGGAGAAGGGCGTCGAGCTCCTTCTCCCGGTCGATAATGTGACTGCTCCGGAGTTCAAGGCAGACTCGCCGGCATCGGTTTATGCCGCCGATTCGATGCCTGCAGGCGAGATGGGCCTCGATATCGGCCCGAAGACCCGCGAACTGTACGCGAAGGCGATTGCCGAGTCGAAGACGATCGTCTGGAATGGCCCGATGGGCGTGTTCGAGTTCGAGGCGTTCTCTCAGGGCACCCGCGCCATCGCGCAGGCCATGCAGGATGCGGAGGGCTTCACGATCGTTGGCGGCGGCGATTCCGCTGCGGCCGTTCGTACCCTCGGCTTCGACGAAGCTAAGTTCAACCACATTTCGACTGGTGGCGGCGCTTCCCTCGAGTTCCTCGAGGGCAAGACCCTGCCGGGCATCGCTGTTCTGGAGGCCTGATGTCGCGTACCCCGATTATTGCTGGTAACTGGAAGATGAACCTCGACCACGTCGAGGCAACCTCCGTGGTTCAGAAGCTCGCTTGGTCCTTGAAGGATCTCGGCCACGATTTCTCGAAGGTTGAGGCTGTCGTGATTGCTCCGTTTACGGATCTTCGCACGGTTCAGACTCTCGTGGAGGCAGACGAGCTCGAGATCAAGTACGGCGCTCAGGACGTGTCGATTCACGACAACGGCGCCTACACCGGCGAGATCTCCACGGCGATGCTCACCAAACTCGGTGTGAGCTACGTGGTGGTTGGCCACTCGGAGCGCCGCGACTACCACGGCGAGACCAACGAACTGATCGGCCAGAAGGCGAAGAAGGTTCTCGATGCCGGCATGCTCCCGATCATGTGCTGTGGCGAAAAGCTCGAAGTCCGCGAAGCGGGCACCCACGTCGAGTTTGTCCTCGGCCA contains the following coding sequences:
- the tpiA gene encoding triose-phosphate isomerase, with protein sequence MSRTPIIAGNWKMNLDHVEATSVVQKLAWSLKDLGHDFSKVEAVVIAPFTDLRTVQTLVEADELEIKYGAQDVSIHDNGAYTGEISTAMLTKLGVSYVVVGHSERRDYHGETNELIGQKAKKVLDAGMLPIMCCGEKLEVREAGTHVEFVLGQVEEMLQGLSAEEVAKSVIAYEPVWAIGTGKVATPADAEEVCAAIRVKVGELYDEATAEALRIQYGGSVKSSSVAEIMAQPNVDGALVGGASLKADEFAKIVHF
- a CDS encoding phosphoglycerate kinase — encoded protein: MKTIDTLGDLAGKKVFVRSDFNVPLDADKNITDDGRIRAALPTLTRLVKAGAKVIVAAHLGRPKGEVNPEFSLAPVAKRLGELLGQDVTLAKDTVGEDAQRLASEIKDGEVVLLENVRFDKRESSKVDEERESLAKEYAALADVFVSDGFGVVHRKQASVYDIAKELPSAAGELVFKEIDSLSKATANPERPYTVVLGGSKVSDKLGVIDNLLEKADRLLIGGGMAYTFLKALGHEVGTSLLEEDQVETAKSYLEKAKEKGVELLLPVDNVTAPEFKADSPASVYAADSMPAGEMGLDIGPKTRELYAKAIAESKTIVWNGPMGVFEFEAFSQGTRAIAQAMQDAEGFTIVGGGDSAAAVRTLGFDEAKFNHISTGGGASLEFLEGKTLPGIAVLEA